Sequence from the Castanea sativa cultivar Marrone di Chiusa Pesio chromosome 12, ASM4071231v1 genome:
CAAAGGGACCCGCTTTCACCCATGTTGTTTCTGGTTTTGATGGAGGTTCTCAGTAAGATGATGCAAAGAGCTGAAGGGGCTGGTTTATTTCGAGGCTTTAGGGCCCACGGTAGACGGGGGGAGGGGTTTGTGTATCGCATCTATTGTTTGCGGATGATACGATTCTGTTTTGCGATGCTGATGAGGAGCAGATTCTTTATATTCGgatgcttcttctttgtttccagGCAGTGACAGGTTTAAAGGTCAATGTGCTGAAAAGTGAGATGGTTCCTATTGGGGAGGTTCCTAATATCCACGTCCTAGCAGAGCTTTTGGGATGCCGGATTGGATCTTTGCCTATGACCTATCTTGGTATGCCTTTGGGGGCGTCCTTCAAGTCCCCTACTGTTTCGAATCCTATCTTGGAGAATTTTGTGAGTAAGTTAGCCGGTTGGAAGAAGatgtatttgtcaaaaggtgGAAGACTAACGTTGCTTAAAAACACTTTATCTAGTCTCCCCACTTATTATTTGTCTCTTTTTACCATTCCTACgcatgtggccaataaaattaaGAGGTTGAAAAGGGATTTCTTGTGGGGGGACTCTAAGTTTCATTTGGTGGGATGGGACAAGGTGTGTGCACCTTTGAAATATGGTGGATTAGGGGTAAGGAAATTAGCTACTTTTAATAAAGCTTTActagggaagtggttatggaggtttgggattgaggagacaaggctttggagaagggtcATAGCCCTCAAGTTTGGGGAAGAATGGGGGGATGGAAGTCCAAGCTAGGTAGAGGGGCGCATGTGTGTggcttgtggagaagtatccgcATGGGATGGGAGGATTTTAGCAAGAATACTTGCTTTGAGGTAGGGGTGGGGGATAGAGTGAAGCTTTGGAATGATCATTGGTGTGGGGAGTCTCCTCTTCAGCTGTCTTTTCCGAGCGTGTATGGGATTGCATCCAATAAAGAGGCATCGGTGGCCTCTTCTCTTGAAGGGTTGGGGATTGAGGAGCGGAGAAGCTGGAATGTTCATTTTATTCGGAGACCTAATGATTGGAAAATGGGTGGAGTGGATGATTTTCTCCGTACCTTGGGTTCTAATCTTCCTCCCACTGAAAATGTAGATCGTATGcgatggaagttgacaaagaatggGGACTTTGATATTCGTTCATTTTACAATAAGTTGAGAAGTCCCGCGCCCATTATTTTCCCTTGGAAAGAGGTTTGGAATGTTAAGGCTCCTCGGCGTGTTTCCTTCTTTGTGTGGACTGCTGTATGGGATAGGATCCTTACAGGGGATAATTTGAGGGGTAGAGGGTTGGATTTTGTCGATTGGTGTATCATGTGTCGCAGTAATGGGGAGACGGCGGATCATTTGTTACTACACTGTGGAAAGGCTTCTCGACTGTGGAGTTTGGTAtttagatcttttgggttttcttgggtcttgccTAGATCAGTTGCGGATACTCTATtcagttggtggaattggcctgAAAAGCATtcgtctagcatttggaatttagctccttTATGCTTGATGTGGTATCTCTGGAGGGAGCGCAATAGGAGGACGTTCGAGGACATGGAAAGCTCAGATGACCAGCTTTTGGCCTCTCTTAGTGGCactctgtttgattggtctagggtTTGGGGACTCACCtttagtgattctctccctatgTTCCTTAGTTCTCTTCTGTGTACttagtttcttttcctttctttttctttttactctttcttttccctttgtacttatctctctgccttatgtttttttgccttatgtttttttgtttttttgcataaggtagtgttcttgaatatatatattttttacctattaaaaaaaaaaagtgaaaaaaaaaatgtgaggttttaaaaagctaTAAAAGCTGAGCTTATAAGCTCAtgccaaataaacaaaatatttgaaaaatagcatttcttttataatttgaagGCACATGATTCATGTGTTTTGAATGCACAAGACGTAATGATTGGCCATGCTTACtaatgcatgccaatttttatttttatttttattttttaagagtatGCATGGCAATCTTAATACCATAATTTTCATTTGGAAGAATTTATCGCTGCTCTTTCCTTTGcataaattttagaattctATTCATAAAGTATCACTAATATAtattaacataatttaaaaattaaaattaaattaaaactttaaatcacatacataaaatttaatgaatagatttttttgtcgataaatcaaaattaaatgtATAGCATATAAGAAGGCTGAGAgaaatgggggaaaaaaaagttggaaaaaCTGATGAATGTTTCATGCAGGTGAGAAGGATAATGGGTTCAATATACCGTTGACTGGTGTTAGTGAATCtacttttttgagaaaatgaaatGTGTGACCAAACAGTAttcttagggtctgtttgaataccgcttattgctgaaaactgaaaactgaaaacaatgtaacaaaataaaatttaaatgtgtgaatagtgtcatgGGACCCAgatttaaagttgtttttttgaaaaataaaaataaaaagtagtttgtgggtcccgtgaacagtgcacgggacccactaaAAAAATGGGAAACGCAAACGCGCTTCCCAAACAGAGGCTTAGCAAACTTTGTGGTTTCAGTTTTGAAACTTGTTTTCCGAAATAGGGGTCAAACAAAATATGTggtaaaattgtattttgaaaactgatttcaaacaaaaattttagaaaacactttctcatatttgaaacaaaaaacaaaagactgATGACCAAACAGGCACCAAAAGTGCCTTTGAGAGCTGCATTTTTCCTGGACTGCCCTTCGGGGAAAATCTAGACAATTGATGGTTTGACAAGAAGACATTTTATAGTGATTGGTATTTTATGTGTTAAACAAGCACGGAGACTGTGGATAACTTACTACTTTAGTGCACTTTGGCTAGGGATTTATGCACTATGGTCTTCGGCCAGTTTGAGGTTCAATTGGTTATACTGAAAAGTGTCCTAAAGCTGTTAGCTTGATGGCAAGGGCATTTTGGACAACATCATGATATAGAAATTTAGAGCGTGGCTCCACATTGTCTAACGTGGTGGCTTTGGTGGTAAAGGAATGGTTGCCAATTTGAGGGATGTGAAAGGACTGTTCCAGATCTGAAATTGTTGTTTTTCAAACCTTCAATTGAGTGGATGCTAGCTTTACCTAAGAGTTTAAGTTTCACACCCATACTATACTCCTTGTGTACTTACGTTATACATTTTTCTGATTAATATATTGTGttagttatcaaaaaaaagtaatactaACCAAGATAAGTAACAAACTTTATGCttatgtgaaaataaataaaggccGATTTgacctgagagagagagagagagagagaataaaatacACTAACAAAATTCCTAGCCATAGATATTTACACATTTCTTTTGGGATGGATCATGGGGGAAAAATGAAACTTCCAAATTAGCAACAATTaaattgcaaagaaaataatggactcTTAGAGGCTTAAAACACCCAAATCATTCATATAGACAAACAAAAGTTGAAGTGAAAACTACAAATAGAAAGTGACCATTCCCATTCTCCCATATAGACAAACACAAATGACAATATTGATAGTAagataaaatgattattttttaacaaagaaaaaaagaaccatATCAATAAGTGATACCTTCTTCAGAAGAGAAGTTAAGTCATGAGGATGCGACTTGGCAATATCCCCAATTTGACGAGCAGCTGTAAATCTTGTTGCTTGCGTTGAGCCAGCttataaattttcataaaataaaattccattACACGCGGCACCAATTTTAACCCAAAAGTAGAGTATGTAGATTGCATAACAAGGAAATaggaggtaaaaaaaaaaaaaaagtgttatcaatctaaaaaatgaagaataaaaagCAAAGAAGGATACCATCCAAGAGAGTGAGCAGGCGATGAAGGCGAGATGACTGTTGGGCCATGTTAAATCATTCCAATAGTTTTAGCTCACCTTAGCCTCTAGAGTCTCTAATATTTATAGCACCACCATTATTAGTCATGTACTCTTAGTCGTACTAGTACCGATTATTATACAGAACTGATGATCCTTTACAATGCctataatatatcaaaacaatATAACAGTAAAcaattatatacttatataaaaaGATATACCTTCACAcatgtaaaaaaataacaataataaaaaataaaaaacaaaacttgaacAGACAACTTTCACATGTCTAATCAGACAATCAAGATGCAATATAGCTGATGCAAGAAGCGCaaagaaaattctaatttatttttgttttgtttaattttagaaGTCATTTCTATTTCTAGTGGtcaattgggttttattttagcCCTAATTCGTCAAAAAAGTTAGAACTAAGGTTTGATCCAATTAGTCTATAAAAGCATACTACATTACATTTAATGGAGACAGTTGGCTTGATTAATGAAATGTCACCCTTGTTTCTAAAATATCACAAGGCAAAGTTGGGAGATCACCAGGACCCATGTCAACAAACCATATTATAagccaaataaataaaagtaaggCGGTCCAAACAGACTTGCAGTCTTACCTAATCAccaataaatattttcatagCAAGCATAAATACATTTTGACTTTTGAACCACAAACAATCACTCGCAGCATccatatgttaaaattttagtgTCAAACACTCACTTTAGTATACAATAAATGCTTCCTAACACAATAATGAATCATTAACCAAAATCTTCGAAATCATTAAGTTGAGGTATTAACAAATTAACACCAATTAACATTCCCCATAAGATTTAACAATTAtacccgaaaaaaaaaaaaataccgcAAGAAAATTAGCAAAGCAAAACAGTCTAGTTCATTTCATACAAGAATGGGACAGGTTTTCAAAATGTTCAGACTCACATAACATTAGTGCTATACTTACATTGAACAGGTTTGAAATTCCACTTTGAAATTATTGTCCCAGATTtatagaaagagaagaaaaaaatcgcAAATTCAAGATAGATGcattttgaaattgaaagtcCGAATTATGGTTAAAACGTGGAACTAAAGTGAAATcgaatgaaaagaagaaaatcccCAAAAATCGGTTGAGGACAAACCCTAATCTaaaaggctaaaaaaaaaattttagtaataaTCGTGTGAAGTAAAAGGTACAAACAAGATTgatttaaaagagagaaaagaatgaaaagaataaacaCAGAAACAAAGCCCTTTGGTGAAATCTAACATGTATGAcactagaaaatgaaaaatcatgGACATGGACATGGACTTCGACATGGAACTTTGGGCAGAGTTATtacagagatagagagagagaaaaagaggcAGTGAAGAAAGATTTAAGGGGTGAGGTGTGAGAGTCACCTTTGAGAAGAGATATAGAGCCCACAAAAACGGCGATGTAGCGGCACAGAGAGAGCAGTTGCCAGAAGAAGAGCAGagcagaggagagagagagagcagagagagagagagagagaaagaaagagagagaaatataaatttgaagaaaGGAAGGagtcggttttttttttctctgggtATCATTGTCATTTTAAAATCCCAGAtagggtatttttgtaaaatgcgctttaaaaaaaaaaaaaaaaactccaatttTCAGGAAACCGCAATTTGTTTTGTATTGCCAAGTCCAAGCAAGATTGACCGTTGTTAATCTGGGTTGATTCGATAGGTAACCCGAACCGACCCGACTCCGTGGTTGGAAGTATTGTAAATTCGTAATTCGTTGGTATAaagacttttttcttttggtcttaatttgttagatttttGAGCATCAGTGCGTGCgtgtctctatctctctttctttttctggaGTCCGTGTGTATTATTACTGTTTACTAATCACActcagcagcagcagcagcagcagcagcagcagcatcagcatcaaagagggagagagagatgctGGAAAACCCTACAGCTACAGCTACACATACAgcatcagcagcagcagcagcagcagcagcaacagcaacaacagACCCAGCGATCAAGCGCTATGCTCCTCCCAATCAAAGGTCTCTTTCCTTTTCACTCTGTAATTATCTATTACaccttcaattttctttctttttaaaaaaaaaaaaatttgatcttTCTTTGAATAACAAATTGCAGGAATCGTCCTCTCAACAGGCGCAAGTCAGGTCAACACTGTTTTCCTCttctcctttatatatatatatatatatatatatatatatatattttttttttttttttttttaaatttatggctccttttttttattacttaagaAAAGTAATTAGATCCTTTAATAGCTAACAATCTTCAGCTTCTTACTAACGACGCACTACATCAGAACCCGAATTTAGCATTCCCTGCAAGCAACGTGCTACATCAGCACTCAGGTGTAGTGAAAAATGGACAAGAGTTGCATATCATCTAAAAAAGGGCAAGAGTTCCTAAGTGGACAGATGCCGGGTCAAGAAGTTAGTCCAAGAGAGTGGTGTTGTGTGATTGTAGAAttctttttaagttaaaaagGCAATTTTTATAAGATGACTATAAGAACAGCTATGTTCTATAGTACTGAATGTTGGGTTGTTTGTAAGCAACATATCCATAAAATGAGTGAGAGGCCTTTACTGATGAAAGAATGAGTGAGAGTTTCTTGAGATGGTTTAACCATGTTCAAAGGAGAGCGAGCGATTAATGCACCAATAAAAAGAGTGAGTTGATTATAATTGAGGGAACGgaaaaaggtagaggaagaccTAAATTAACATTAGTATAAGTTGTAAATAGGGAAATGTCTATTGAGGAAATAACATAGAGGATGACTttggatagaatagaatggtAGAAAATAATACATGTGGATGACCCTAATTAAGCTGTTGAGAATTTATAGccaatcacaaaatttttgggactaaggtttagttattgttgttgttaaatGGATATAATGTTTCTTGTTTAATGATGAGAAGaagttttcttaattttcaGAAGTCATAAAGCTTTGTTTGAGGTTTGTGTGATGCAACCCTCTGCAAGATGTGATGTTGAGGAAACCCTAGGCCTGATACCtagaagtttattttttttatttcccatcCTTAAATTTTCTGTTTTGTACAACGCTTTTTCATTTAGTGATGAGAacaagttttctaaattttcaaaagttataaagCTTTATTTGAGGTTTGTGTGATGCAATCTTCTTCAAGATGTGATGCCAAGGAGACCCTAAGTGTGATGTTGAGGAAAATGCAGTCTGATCTGACGCCAAgaagtttctcttttttttctgtcCTTAAATTTTCAGCAACTTGTCACCTTTAAAACCCTAAAATCCAATATTTCAAAAACTAAACCATCTAGCCATTAAATATACCCAAATATTCCGCATAAGCCAAAGTATTGTTATTGGGTTACTGACCGTTCGCTGTCCTGGAACAGCAACCCAAACCttaggtttttccttttatttcatCCACTAATCCTATTATTCCTTTTCTCCATTAGAAAACGTATATTCCTTACTATTTCCAGCCCATTTTTCCCACCAAAACCTAATTTGTCAAAATCCTAGTTGTCAGAACTTCCAAATCTTTCTTGGCTTCATTCCTCTTTGTTCTGCATCTTAAGCACTCTTTTGTGTGTTAAAAGCCTTAGGACTCCTAAAGTAATAAAAGACCAACTTAGACTCGAAGGAAATAAAACTACTATTTGCAGAATCTCCTATAAATTTCTATACAGTAAATTACCAAAGTACCCTTAATTTGcaagaatttttgaaattactattctgcCTTGAATTCAAAACTTTCCAtaagttgtaaaataaaaaccctaattaaGGATTATTTTGATCCTAATACTTATTCCAAGAACTTCACACATTGACCCAATGAAATAAATCATGAATGGACAAATTCCAAAGTAGCAACAAAGTAGTCTTCCATGACTGCATAAATTATACCATTTCCTTATCTACAATAGGTACATTTACTTTATCAGGTATGAGAGATCAGTGGTTGGCCTCTAAATTCATGCATGAAATAGTAAAGCTGTCATCTCAATTAACTTATGCATGCCTTTTTATCCATATAAACTTGTacatatctttttatttttgttagtttGACTTATATAATGTGAGATTTATTGCTGCATTCTTTTAGGAAGCTCAATTTGCACCTGTCAACATAACCTTttatatgttaatttgatttcaTTAAACTTTGCAGATCGGTTTGATCGAACAAATAATCTTTATGCAAATGATGTAGACAAGAATCAAGTTGCTGGTTCAAAAAACGTTCCTGTCATAGATCTTGGGGATTCAGGGAGTAGCAATCTTCTGAATGAGAACCCACGTACAGGGTTAATAGCTTTACAGGGTTGTAGTAGCAGTGAAGCTTCTCGACTCTTGCATGACCGTATGTGTTACAACAatctcttaaaaattttatttatgtttgtgtgtgtgtgtgtgtgtgggtccAATCGCTAGTCCCACATTACTGAAGAGTAAGGATCTGCATTTTGGATATGAGCTTACCAATGCTTAAGCTACCTTGGAGGTTCGAATACTCTTTCAAATGAGCTTTGGACTTACATATATGAGCTTATCCACTCATCTTTGCGTCTTGAAGTGTACTCAAACATAATAGTGAAATCCCGATGGGTGCATGAGTTAAttaccaagcaaaaaaaaagagtacccAAACATAATATTCAGTATTGACCTGATCAGCAAAAACTCTTTAATGGATTCTGGGGCTGCAAGCAAGTCAAGCCGACTTAGGCTTTGTCATGCTCAAGCTTGGCTTCTAAGATCACAGGAGCTCTTGCTTGTTTTGAGCTAATAATAAGCTTCAGCTTCATTTGACATGAACTTGTTGAGGTCACAAGCAGTTTGGCAACCCCATCATCTTTCTAAAAActttcaattataattattaagCACTGAGGGTCTTGCCATAATAACAGTTCCATAACCCAATAGGGTAAGAACCCATTATTATTACAGCGTATTCATCAAAGTTGAAAAAACCAAAGACCTACTTAGTTAAAGCTTGACTAAATATGTgtgtatctgtgtgtgtgtgtgtgtgtgtgtgtgtggtgaaCCTGTTTATGAGCCTTGTTCATGAACCAGTTCATAACCTTACTTTGTTGATGTAAATGAGCTAAGCCTTGTCCTGCTAAAGCTGGGCTCCTTTTTAAAGGAGACTTTACAGCAGGcttgaacttttttttaataaataaacaagcTATTTTCAAGCTGAGTTCTGAGTTGCTCACACATGACTTGGCCCATTTTTTGCCTTAATGGATTCGCATAATGAGATGCATGTTCTGAGCCCAATTTCTTTGTTGAAGGCTGATTTATGTTAGAAGTCATTGTCATGcataatgaaataaatttatcctcACATTCTAATAAAATCATTTGGCTGCTAAATACCAGAACTGTCATGGAAATTTGGGTCATTAACACTTACTGTTAAAAGAGAAgcttaaattattttcttcaaaGACGTGTATGATATTTGTAATGGTTTGATATTGTGCTGCTATTTGGATttagtttattattttgttatctCCATTATTCATGTACTTTCAAATGTAGGTTGGTCAGCCGCAATGCGTTCCTATCAGAATCCATCAATAGATCTAGCTGGTGAGTGGACAAACTTCTAACATGTTCTTTATACTCCATCACGATGGAGCCTAGactaaatttgagaaaaattgagttgctaaaaattagttcaCGAAAGTGTAGAGTTTAATGTAATATGTCTTTTGCACTATTGATCTTTCCCTATCAACATGGCATCAATCATGCATATTctcttttagaaaatattatatatatatatatatatatattgtaaaaataacTGTGTATCAATATAACTATTATGGAATTGATTGCTTACACACGTTGTGACTATACTGGCTGGTTTATTTACATTTTGGATTTTTCATACTTCAGAGAGACCAGTTATGTACTCTGGAAGTGGTTCATCAGCATGGGGTCATAAACAGGTGACTATGAAAATTCTCATTGATGTCTTgatcccccaccccccccccccgcctttctctctttcctctctgtCTCTTATCTTTCTCACACCTGCATTGTTCATCTTCAGATAATTGGGGCTGGACCTTCAGGTTCACAGATGGACTTTCTAGGTGAACTTCGCCGTGCAATGTGCAATGCACATGCCAGTTTTAGCACCTAACACTTCACGTTGCAACTTGCAAAATATATGGACCTGGATTGTAGAGTACTTTTGGAACTTAATTTCAGGAGTACCTTGCAGCCAACTAGCCAAGACAGAAAAATCAGGAGTAGCGGTTGTTTGTGTTTCATCAAAACTAATTATGTTCAACTCTGTTAGCTCATAGGTGATTATGGCACAGAAGGTATTGTCCCTGCATCTGGACTATCACACAACTAGGCATCTGCCGCTTGTTTGTATCAACCATATTAATATGGTTTATATATGCATACAAAAGACtgagatctctctctctctctctctctctctctctcacacacacacacacacacacacagaggtTATCTTTAGGAGTAAATGGGCTGGTAGCGATTTTGGAGTAATGGGGTGACAATAATGGGATCAGTAGAAATGTTTAAGGACACAAACTGATGGCTTCATATAAAGTTCTAAGTTCCAACCACCCACCGTAtctttattataattattttcatctaaatcattGATGAGTGATGACCATCTCCAATACTTCGTTCGTTTTCCTATCATTTGGATTTGCCACCATCCATGGTCCAAAGCACTTGCTCCCTGCTTCTAGCTTTCTTTAGTTTACCACACCACATTTCGTTTTAATTCCACATCCGTATCTCCCAATGTGATTTTCCCATCTCCTGCCAAATCAACTCTACAAGTCTTCCTATTTTGTTGACTTCTTCGGCATTTTCTTTGGTCATACATTCTATAGATAATTCTGAGTCTAAATTCAAAAGGAAGTAAATGAAATGTCCAAATCAGCCAATCAGGTACCGCTTGGTTACTACCCAACTGTCTTAGGAGTAGGCAATGCCAATCAGTGTTCCATGGGCTAGCAGCAATAAGTTACCTTCTATCAGCCTCTGATTTTATTGCTATCCAAAGGAGAGTTTATTGTAAAGCTATGAAGAACTATTCTTAAACGTTGGTTACTTCTGCTCTTATTCAAAGGGGTAAGTGTGTGTCTGTGTGCATGCAACAAAGTTAAGGCAAATAAAAGGTTAGGAATGAACAAAAAAGAGAGGTTTTTCTTGTTAAATCTAAAATCATCTCAGTTACGGCTTTTGGTCAGCCGTGGGAATTTATTTAAATGCATATACCCTATCAATGGCTTGATAAAAACTTGTAAACATATGAATTCAGGAAAGATGGAAACAACACTGAGCGCAAGAGTAtcacaaatcaagaaaatcttcCTTTGCTCAAgcattttggtccttatataACGTTAGGAAGAAGGCTTACTCGCGCTCAAGCATTTAGTAGCACATGAATTCTCAATGAGACACTATTCAAACAAAGCACAACCCTCGATGAAGACTGAATTAGGCCACAAAGGAACCAAGAAATATGTCAAAGGTTGTATATCAATAATGTGTACCTTAATTAacaggatttgtataatttagtCATTAAGCAAAAAATGCAATACAAAGGGTAATCATCTtacataaatttcattttggaaTGAATGTGATAGTTTTTTAAGAGATCAATCTTTCCACACAGGAATGATTCCTTGAGCTGCCAAAcgtttttcaacccaaaagaCAACATGTTTCCCAGTGATTTTCTTCTCATCAACGAGAAAGGGCTCAACTGTGCTTGCTCCTGAGCCATAGGAGGATAGAGAAAAGCCTTTTGGACCTGCGGGTTTGCccaaagcaaaaataaaaaaataaatgctagTTGGGTGTTTGTATGACTGTGCAATTGGATAACAATCAGCATGCATATATGAAGTACCTGTGAGGACTCCATCAGGGAAGAATGCCCAAAAAGAATAAGGATTGTCATTCTTTAGAAAGGAACCTTCCAACTATCATTTTCAATCAAACCCAAGAAACATGATAAACACTGGAATCAATCCAagagaatttttaacaaaaaatagaaaggaaaatacTAAAGCTAAATGTGATTGACCTCACtttaacaacataataaataaaaaacactcaCCCTGTTGTCTTGGAAAGATAGTTCAATTTCAGAAAGATCAGGTTGAGCTTCAAGTATTGCTTTCAATGAAGGGATGACATCCTCCTCCATTAACTGTGGCAGTGGCTTGGCCTGAGCTTTTGCTGGAGATTTGGCCTTTGCTGGAGCTTCTTCTTGAGCTGTCTTCACCTCCTTTGTTTCGGCAGCCACTGGTAAATTCAAGACATTTGTAGTTTTCTTGAAATGATTTAACTTGTACAACTCAACTGttacaaattatataatattagatGAGAATGCAACTACTTACCTGTAGAAGTAGACGATTCTTGCACAGCAGACCAAGCAACCATGTTTCTGTGATTAGTTACTAATTTACATACCCtctgccaaaaaaataaataaataaaaatttacaaatatgcTTATCCTCCCTTGGCCGTTACTAAGAGCCATTTAGTAACGTTGTTCTAATAACGATgtttaaatattgtgaaaatatgtatgaataaaaaagtattgtgaaaataagtGTTGAGTTGTTTAAACAACCTCCTTCTGGCCATcacaaaatataattattttttcaaccaTTTAGGAGGAGATCAgtgtaaatagttttttttttttttaagtgtgtttTATCCTAGAGGGGAGAGGAGTATAATAACGGAAAATCTTGAGAGAGATCagtataatttttcaaaatgagaAAACTAGCTTATGTGGCCCAGGACAAGCAGCCTAATAATTGTGTCCGCATATTAGAGTCCTAGACCATATCAAATTTTAGATGCCAGAATGATGTTATCCATATCCCAGAGATCCTCTTATCTTTGCCATGATATTTCATGAGGAAGGACAACATTACTGTGAGCAGTGGCAGCCTGAGTAGGTAAAtggaattttttcttttatataatttagttgTTATTATAAGTGGGAGAGGAGATCAAATCAAACATTCATTCTCTTCCTAAAGGAGATTAATATGCCATTGGACTATAAGTGAGAGAggtaaatgaattttttttctttttttgacaagaGGTGGTAAATGAATTTGATTGTATGCAAATGGTCCTTGCCATTGTTTATATATCCAAAACTTTTCATCCACAGTAATAACCAAGCATGGCCTActataattataattaacaaaatctctgaacttattaaataaaacacaaatttaaacaaaacaaaaaaaaagggttttaaaTATAGGAAATACATACCAGGGAAAGAGTGGATAATGAAGTAGGTTTGGTACTTTGCGTGAAATATGAAGAagagcaagaagaagaagaagaagatgatgatgatggtgatggtgatggaaAGCTTGAAACTC
This genomic interval carries:
- the LOC142619712 gene encoding uncharacterized protein LOC142619712, producing the protein MLENPTATATHTASAAAAAAAATATTDPAIKRYAPPNQRNRPLNRRKSDRFDRTNNLYANDVDKNQVAGSKNVPVIDLGDSGSSNLLNENPRTGLIALQGCSSSEASRLLHDRWSAAMRSYQNPSIDLAERPVMYSGSGSSAWGHKQIIGAGPSGSQMDFLGELRRAMCNAHASFST
- the LOC142619711 gene encoding uncharacterized protein LOC142619711, which gives rise to MQMAMMLGRGGGGAVGVSSFPSPSPSSSSSSSSSCSSSYFTQSTKPTSLSTLSLRVCKLVTNHRNMVAWSAVQESSTSTVAAETKEVKTAQEEAPAKAKSPAKAQAKPLPQLMEEDVIPSLKAILEAQPDLSEIELSFQDNRLEGSFLKNDNPYSFWAFFPDGVLTGPKGFSLSSYGSGASTVEPFLVDEKKITGKHVVFWVEKRLAAQGIIPVWKD